The nucleotide window AGTGAGAATGAACGGAGATTTGGCCAGTGTTGGTAATTGATCCAAACCTGTGATTCCTTTTGGACCTCATCTTTGGCCTTTTGAACTTTCAAATACCTAGTTCAACAGTATTCCTGGCATCCCTAAACTTGGCTCTGATCAAGATCGTGTGAAGCAATGGATGACTGTCGAACCTAATCAGTTAAAGCATCAGTAATGAGAATAAGGCAAGTCATTTGGATTCACTGTTAATACCTGAATAGTTACTTGCAAATATTGGTGAGTATTCTAGATGTAAGTTGGAGTGAAATTTTCCTTGCAAACTTTTGAAAATGTTGAAATTCTATCAGTCAGTGGAAGtataaatacatgtttattatttttaaaaagctataataATTAATGCTTGTTAAAACATGCAAAACAATTATCAATAATTTTCACATagttaaaaaataggaaaattagtTACAGTTATAGAAATAATAGGAGTATATCAGCTGGATAACTTTAGGAAGAACTTTATATGATTTTTTAGCCAAAAGAATTTGTAGCAATTTAATAAATAGTACAAGTACTATATAACAAATAGCATAAAGCAGAACAATAGAATTTAGATTATATCATCATAATTCTATCTATGATTTCATTATATCATAATCTTTATAGAATTCACTGGTGTATTAACACTTACCATGTTAGATAAAATAGCCTTAAGGACTGtatttttaggatttttaaaattgaggtgtaacacacagcaaatagacaaatatTAGGTGTATAGCAATGAGTTTTCACAAAGTAAACATCCACACCAAAAAGGAACCTTTCCAGcctccctttttccccttcccagtTTCTACTCCTCAAGAGTACCACTCTTCTGATCTCTATCACCACAGATTAGTTTTGAATTATGCTTAATTTTTagttatttagtattttttaggTCATGAGTTTTTCAAGAAGTTCTATTTGGAAATTCTCATTTTGAGATGATGTGCTAAGGGTGTAATTTTAGCCACTTCAAAATTTTTTGAGGAGGATGTCTTCAAAACCATAAGaaaatcattaataaacaatatataaagagttgtgcaaaaagaataaagtgaaaagaaaaatcagctccctctaaatattttactttactgTGCACCTCAGGTGAAAACCATCTATTCAGACTGAAAAATATCTAGTATAATGGCCACAGGACACATAGATCTTACACTTAGCCCCTGGGCATATGGCCACAGTGTGTATGTGGTACACCTCTACTTTCAAGACTCATCAACTTATTGGCCCCACACTCTGTTTGAACGGTTCAATGTTCTGCTCTCTTCCTTTTGATCATCCCTTTCCTACCATCTCTCCTCAGGGCTCTGCCTGCAGACTTGTCCTCTAGCCTCTCATGAACGTCCCTCTAGCAGAAGCACTCAAGGAGAACTGAGTAGGCTGTTTGCTTTGGTCTGTGTGTTTACCAAAGATGGATGTGGCTGGACTACTGCATGCTACTATTACTACTAGTTATTATTATTGTCTGCCTACTGGTGTTTAGGGCAGACTGTCTTCAAAGCTACCATTTCTAAATCTTCCTGCCATCTTGTTTGGTAGGAACAAGATGTTTCAAGCTCTTTTTTTTACACCCAGTTTTAAGCTCGAAGCATACTCTGGCTCTGGTAAGGAGTGAAGGAGCACTAGAAAGTAAAGGGTCTGGCAGAGAGTAGACTCTTCAGCTGGGAAGGGAAGGTGTAACAATGCAATTGGGTAGGTGCTGCTATAGGGAGGGCATGGGCACAGTGCCGTCTGTCGGGGCTGATATAAAGGAAGAGAGAAGGTGATGGTCAGGGCTGCAGGCAATCTGTGTATTGGGGAGCAACCAGGACTGAGCTGGCATAAACCCATAGCTTCTCCAGCTCCACACGCTGGGGAGGGAGAAATTATGTCTGCAGTCCAGGAGGACAGGGAGATGGCATTTCCACATCTCAACCCCTCCAGCCTGGGCAGCCTGCCAGGGTGGAGAGTCAGGGAAGCCCCGAGGTAGGAGAGATCACTATGGGAGGAAGGAAGCTCTGGCAGCTCCCACCAGCCTGTTTGTGACAAGCAGGCTCTGGGCCATGGAAGTCCCCTGAGGTCAAGGGAAATGTGATCCTGGAACAGGGGCATGAAGCTGGGACACTCCCCTGACCCTGTGTCTTCAGGCCAAGGGAATTTAGTCAGAGCCAGGTCCAGGGCCCAGGTGGGGAGATCAGTGGGCTGGAGAAGGGGGAGGGCAGTTAGAGAGGCCGAGAGAGAATGGATCAAGGTCCTGCAGTACCTCACCAGCAGGCTCTTGGCTAGAGAGGTGATGAACTTTACTGCAGCCAGTGCAGGGTACCTGGCTCTTCAGAGCTCTCAGGGTGCATTTCTTCATGGGTGAACTCTCACCTAGTTCTCCTCTTGTCCAGTGGGAATGGACTAAGTCTTCTGCTCTCTTTCTTTTGATCATCCCTTTCTTACCTTCTCTCCCCTTTGCTGCCCAGTGGTAAAGTGGAAAGTGCACTGTATTTCGAATAAGGAATCATTGGTTCAAGTGCAGGTTCTGCTACTACCCAACTGGGTAAGCTCTAATTACACTTTGTGAAATCTCAAATTTTCTCATCCTGTAGAGGCAAGCGATCCCTGTCAAGTCTCTCCCACAAGGGTCTCATATGCTACACCACGGAAAGCCTGAAATGTAGAGGAATATGAAGTGGGACGGatgtctctgtcttctttccttctgGCCACCTTTCTGCACACAGGTCCCCTCACCACCCGTCAGAGCCGGGTAAGATTTCTAGTTTAGGAACAGAAACAGCTCTGTCCATAAATCACAAAcacctttttcatttatttccttctcttgTCATGATGCCATGATAAGGTGGGGCAGGAGGATGAAAGACCATCTCTTCTGGAGCTTAGCTCACCAACGTATCAACCTTAGCTCCTCCTCAGCCTCTCAGGAAAGCGTGAATTAGGAAGGGCCCCAAGACATGAAAGGAGGAGAAGCTTCTGGGAGTAGGGGGAGTGGTGCGGAGGCCTGGAAGGGAACCGAGGTGCAGCCCAAGGGGCAGAAGGCTGGGAACCTAGAGGACTTTGTCCAAGTGCCCAGGGACCAGCTGGAACTGCCCAGGGTCCTTCCACTGGGGAGGCTCACAGGCCACAATGTGAGAAGCCGCCAGGTGCTCTCTTTGTACCTGCAGTCTGGATACCTCCCCGAGGTGAGCTCACACGTGGTCAGGGACACAGGCCCTTGGCTCTGGTGGCAGTTTTCATGGCCACTCTTGCAAGCAATGATTGGGTTCTGACAGGCTTTGGCCACACCAGGGGAGGATTCGTGCAGGAAGGTGTTGAGTGAGGTCTTTGCAGCATCTGGGGTCCTTGTTGATGTTGCCCATGGCTGTGTTACATCCCCAGGGCCTGGGTTGCACGTGCTGGGTTTCAGACCACTGAGCTGAGGTCATGGTGCTGGGCTTGGTCAGGGGCGGAGTCCTGCTCTGGCTGTTACCATCACTCTCAGGGGTCCGCCAGAGTGGAAGGCTGGGGTCGCTGGGGACAGAAAGTAGAGGTGAGAAATAAACCTTCCTGTATCTGCTCCTTCCAGGTAATCACACTCCCTCCCCCTGCATCTCACCCCTTCCTCCTGCTCTTCATGCCCACAGCCAATGTGACCCCATCTCCCTCAGCCAGTATCCCTATCTTCCTGCCTTCAGTCCCTCTTGCCTCCCACTTTGTTCTTTCTGCTCTCCCTCCAGTCCTATCACCTTTGTGTCCCTGTGTCCTTATCCCCTTCTCGGTGTCTCACCCCCTCCGTGACCCCGTTGCCGCATCCTGTTCTGTGCCTTGCCCCatcactctcctccctcccacgTGTGCCCACACTTTCTCCACATTGAGCCTTCCTTTGTCCATCTTATCACACACCCGAGTGTACTCTTCCTGGTCAGATCACAtcccttctctgcctctctcctcgCCCTTGTCCCTTCACAGACCTCACCTCCTCCCTGGGTCCTCACACTGGGGCTCCTGCTCAGGCACTGGGCCCTGGCCACCAGGCCTCCAAGCTCTGAGGGCTCTCCTCACCCCCTGACACCCCCTGATAACAGCTGGACTGTGCCGCTTCTCTGTGTGAGTGGGCAGGGGGGTGGTCCTGGGTCAGGAAATGCCCAGCCACCATTTACATGTCCCATGAGTGGATGCCTATGGAGCTAAGGGTACCTGCCTGTTTATGTTCAGCAGGGGGAAGCTGGCATCCTCACACTCAAAGATTCGATTTGGCCCCTGGTCACATGGTTGTGATGAGTCTAATAAAGCACTGACCCAGGTGTCGACTCAAATGAATTTCAAGAAGAGTTGTTATGTATCTTCTCCTACACACACCTCTGGTTCATGATTCTGGGAAGAACCAGTCATTGTGGTAAGGAATGCTTTTTCTCTGACCTGAGATACAGACAGAATAGCCTAGAAAGTTGCTTTGTATGGTCTCTTGTGAGCAGGACTTACTGCTCATCTTTTGGAGGAGACAGAGGAGACAGGGAAGTAGATGAATCATCAGTCATCATGCACAGCACCCCAATTCAGTTATTCTATAATGATTCACTGTAGAATAGCTGAATTGGGCCCCTCCAGTTCCAGGCACTGAGCAAGACCACCTGACTTTACCTGGAGAAAGCACCCAGTGCCTCTCAGCCATCACTCTTTGCCTCCCTACTTTATTGAAATTTCCAAAAcgtaaatatttttcagtttggaaaaTGTCATTGGTGGTGATGTTGGTCAACATCCTGCATCAGGCTTTCCTTTGCCTTGTATGCCTTTTTCTGGTGGCAGTTACTGCTGTGTGGACAGCCTGAGCCAGGACTGCTCTGGGGGCGCCAGAGAGCTTGGCATATGGTGCTGAGAAGGACCAAGATGCTGAGGCAGAGAAGTATTGCTGTAGGTTGGAGACCCGGAAACTGAGATGAacagcatttttgttttcagtaTTCACCTGTAATCAGTAGGTGATCTCAGAATATTGGATTCAGGTTCATTCACGTAGGCCAAAAatattattgagcacttactatgtgccaagtgctTGGGACACGTTAGTGAGTGAAAGAGACAAAATTCCTTACCTTTGGAGCTTACATTCCATTGGGGGGAGGAgagtaaaaaaattaacatataattGCTCGAAATGATAATTGCTAAGGAAAAATGTGGAACAAGATGGAAGTTGGTAAACGTGATTTTTAAATAGAGTCATTGAAGTAGGTGATTCTGGGATAAAGACTTGAAGATGAAAGAATGAACTTACACTTGTCTGGAGAAGAATGGTCCAAGTAGAGAGAACAATAGTGCATGGATGCCTGGGTATTAGAGGAACAGCAAGAAGTCCATTGTGGCTGGAGCAGACGAATGATGGGGTCAGGGAGGGACCAGAGGCCAGGTCATGGAATGCCTTAGGGACCATTAGAAGGACTGCAACTTGCTTGGCATGCAGTGGAGAGCCCTGGGAGCGTTCTAAGCAGAGAAGTAAAAGGTCTATTTCCAGATCATGGGGCTGTTGTGTGGACTGCAACTATAGAGAGGCTATGTCCACCATCTCAATCATAAGGCTCGTGTTCTGGTTTGGAAGTTAAGATCTTTAGTAAGGAGGATGCGGTATTTGTTTTGGGGCCGGTGGGAGTTCCTTTTAGTAGATGGAGAACACAGCTGTGGATCAGGATGCAGGCTCTTCCAAAAATGTGGTGTTAAAGGTAGGAATCACCACTAGATGGCAACAGAGGACCAGGAGCGAGTCCATGCAGGCCTCTGGCTCCTGGGCAGTTTGCCCTCAGTGGGGCCTTGGCCATGGGAACAGATGCGCTGCTTTATTAAGGTGCCTGAATCTTTGCAGTTTGAACTTCTGGACAGAGAATTATGTCTCTACTGCTGTAGATATGCAAATGTTTGGAGATAAAATCAATAGTTTAAAGCAGCCTCTGAATGGCAAGTGGATCAGCACAGGCCAGTCCAGGGTTAAGAGCTCATCTGAATTCCTTGCCTGGACTCCTTTTCACTTCTCATTATTCTGGAGTGAGATGCTTCCAAATCACGACTTGTGCTACCCTCTGCTCTTGTGTTTTCCTGTCATAATAATTATCCCGGTTTGCTCTTCAGCTCCATTATGCTGGTTTCTCTAGAAGGCTGCTTTAGCGCGGGGTGAGAGCAAAACACAGTCCCACTGTCTCAGGTCAAAGGAGAGTAAAAGTTGAGTGAAAAGTAAAGGAAGAGAGAGTAAAGGTTGAGGTGTGCACACAAAAACTGAAGAGTTGAACCTACCATCGGACATTTCAAGCAGAAACCCTTACTTTGCCTCGATCATTTGGATAAGGCAGGTGATTTTCTTTGCTTAAACCATCCAGTTTCCAAGATCTGCTTCACTTTGCATTCAATAGGATGATTTTTCCACTTTCCCTGTACTTCATGCCTGGGACAAGAGgaagagatggaggaaggggaagggaactAGGTTAGGGAGAACAAAGGAATCAGGCATCAGGCCAAGGACTGGTCAGAGAGTCTggcagaagggagaagaggacaATTTGAGAAGGGAGAGCAGAAGACAAAATGGTGGGAGAGAAGGTGGGATGGAAGAAGGCCCCTCACACAGGCCGCTTCTATCCAGGGAGAGGAAGCAGCTTACCACAGCCTCTTTCTCATTCTATCCCAGATTCACTGCTCTTGGCTGAACTGCTCCCCAGGCCactgctttgtgtgtgtgtgtttaaagtcATTGGGTGGGTGCTGTGAAAATCCCAGCAGTGCCAGGTGGACTTCTGCCTGTCTTCCCCACAGGACGACAGCTGCTACTTCCTCTAGCCTGGGCAGGAATGGGGAGGcggctgggagggaggagggaccGCCTGGATTGGAGCCCACCTTTCAGAGTCCAGCCTCTCTCTCTTCTGGAGATCCACATAGCCTCTGGATACTAATGGAGATCCCATGAGGGTTTCCCTCCAAGCAGGAGCAAATCCAAGTTCTGTGATGCTCATTTTGTTGCTTCTAGGATAAATAAAggtaatggctcatttttgtagATGGGGACAGTAAAACAAACAGCACGTTGGGGTCAAACGTGGGACTTGCTTTAGGTCTCTGTATCCTCATGACCTTTCCTGAGGAACAGCTGTGGGTCTGGAGGAGGCAGTCCTGATAGAAGGCTGGAATCCTTGGCTCCCAGACCAATGCTTCTAGACAAGCCAGGATGTAGGAAGCGGGACCTGACTGGGGTTGGGAGGCCTCACCAAGCCACTCACTCTCACAGGCCACTGTCAGCTCCCCCATGTGTctacagaacaaaagaaaaatcccCCAGCCTGCTCTTCAAAGTCTGACACAATTTGACAAACCTGTCTTTCCAACTTTACCTCTG belongs to Manis pentadactyla isolate mManPen7 chromosome 11, mManPen7.hap1, whole genome shotgun sequence and includes:
- the LOC118909824 gene encoding LOW QUALITY PROTEIN: ribonuclease 8-like (The sequence of the model RefSeq protein was modified relative to this genomic sequence to represent the inferred CDS: inserted 1 base in 1 codon; deleted 1 base in 1 codon), whose amino-acid sequence is MTSAQWSETQHVQPRPWGCNTAMGNINKDPRCCKDLLNTFLHESSPGVAKACQNPIIACKSGHENCHQSQGPVSLTTCELTSGRYPDCRYKEXHLAASHIVACEPPQWKDPGQFQLVPGHLDKVL